From Polynucleobacter sp. AP-Sving-400A-A2:
AAAGCAAAGATGCTCTTACATTAGGTAAGAGTATTTATGGTGGCGGTATTGCATCGAAGGGTGTTCCAGCCTGCGCTGGCTGCCACAGCCCTAATGGTGCAGGTATCCCTGCGCAATATCCACGCCAAGGTGGACAGTGGGCTGAATATTCCTACAATCAGTTAGTCAATTTCCGTGAAGGCACTCGTAAAAATAGCACTCAGATGACATCAATTGCTACGAAACTTTCTGATCAAGAGATGAAAGCTGTTTCTGATTACATGGCAGGCTTGCATTAATCATTGCTTCAGTGCAAAACAAAAACCCCGCTGATGTAGCGGGGTTTTTTATTCCCTAGAATTTACCAAGGGAGCTTACTTTAATCTGGCAAGGTGGTTTCACTAGCAAATAGATCGGCAATGTTTTCTCGTTTACGAATCACATAGACGTTCTTACCATCCACCATGATCTCTGCAGGTTTTGGTCTGGTGTTGTAATTAGATGCCATCACAAATCCATAGGCACCAGCAGATAGGATAGCCAGCAGATCACCTTCTTCAACCGCAAGCTGACGATCTCTTCCAAGCCAATCACCAGATTCACATACGGGTCCGACGACGTCATAAGTCGAACTTGCAACTTGCTTAGTTTGTACTGGAACGATCCCGTGATAAGCCTCGTAGAGCGCTGGTCGCATCAACTCTGTCATTGCTGCATCCACAATACAAAAGTTCTTCTCAGCCCCGGGCTTGAGGTATTCCACTTGGGTCAAGAGCACACCAGCATTACCCACTAAGGATCTGCCAGGCTCTAAGACTATATCGAGATGCCCAAAACCACGTTCCGCAACACGATTGAGTAGGGTGTTAGTGAACTCAGTAATATCAGGTGGGTTGTCGTCGCCATAAGAAATACCAAGGCCTCCTCCTAAATCAAGGTGGTGGATTTCAATACCTTCTTTTTTCAATTGAGTCACTAGCTCAAGTACTTTATCAAGCGCATCAAGATAGGGCGCCGTGTTAGTGATTTGTGAGCCAATATGGCAGTCAATGCCAACCACATCAATTTGTGACAGTAATGCAGCTTCACGATATGTTTTTAAAACCTCGTGATAAGCGATACCAAATTTATTGCCTTTTAATCCAGTAGAAATGTATGGATGCGTTTGAGCATCGACATCGGGATTCACGCGCAAAGAAACTGGGGCACGGCAATTGAGCTGAGTGGCAACCCGATTAATTTGGTGGAGCTCTGCAATCGACTCTACATTGATACATTTAACGCCGGCTTTCAAGGCCTGCGTAATTTCATGAGCAGATTTACCAACACCTGCAAACACTAAACTTTTTGGATCTGCGCCAATAGCAAGGGCGCGTGCTAATTCACCACCGCTGACTAAGTCAAAGCCAGAGCCTAATTTTTTAAAGCAATCAATCACTG
This genomic window contains:
- the lysA gene encoding diaminopimelate decarboxylase, whose amino-acid sequence is MTSKAIPLPDLAGFTERNGTWYAEEIPLSDLAKEFGTPLYVYSKKALTEAYQAYDKACVDSSGKRRARVHYAMKANSNLAVIDCFKKLGSGFDLVSGGELARALAIGADPKSLVFAGVGKSAHEITQALKAGVKCINVESIAELHQINRVATQLNCRAPVSLRVNPDVDAQTHPYISTGLKGNKFGIAYHEVLKTYREAALLSQIDVVGIDCHIGSQITNTAPYLDALDKVLELVTQLKKEGIEIHHLDLGGGLGISYGDDNPPDITEFTNTLLNRVAERGFGHLDIVLEPGRSLVGNAGVLLTQVEYLKPGAEKNFCIVDAAMTELMRPALYEAYHGIVPVQTKQVASSTYDVVGPVCESGDWLGRDRQLAVEEGDLLAILSAGAYGFVMASNYNTRPKPAEIMVDGKNVYVIRKRENIADLFASETTLPD